A region of Candidatus Defluviilinea gracilis DNA encodes the following proteins:
- a CDS encoding dipeptide epimerase has product MKLSWEPITLNLRTTFRVAHGASDQRHNVLVFLDDGVGEAAAVPYYGETQEGIIEYLKSVPDLGDDLFDMDNVLARRPAGSRAARSAIDEALHDLWGKKLGQPLYKLFGLNPKKIPLTSFTIGMDEPHVMAEQAKASGHPILKIKLGGEEDEARVKAIRGATNSKLRVDANAGWSREQALRLIPRLAEYDLEFIEQPLAVDDVDGYFWLKDELRAQRIDIPIFADETAKNSRDVAKLAGAIDGVVVKTMKSEGIREALRMIHAARAHDMRIMLSCMVESSVGVTAAAHLAPLCDYADLDGPLLIKNDPYRGVTYDGAKMFLPDGAGIGVERI; this is encoded by the coding sequence ATGAAACTTTCTTGGGAACCGATCACACTGAATCTGCGGACGACTTTCCGCGTGGCGCATGGGGCGAGCGACCAGCGTCATAATGTGTTGGTGTTTCTCGATGACGGGGTGGGCGAAGCGGCGGCGGTGCCGTATTATGGCGAGACGCAAGAGGGGATCATCGAGTATTTGAAATCTGTGCCAGACTTGGGCGACGATCTTTTTGACATGGACAATGTTTTGGCGCGGCGACCTGCTGGCTCGCGCGCGGCGCGGTCTGCGATTGACGAGGCGTTGCACGATCTGTGGGGAAAAAAGTTGGGACAGCCGTTGTATAAATTGTTCGGGTTGAACCCGAAGAAGATTCCTTTGACTTCGTTCACGATTGGAATGGATGAGCCGCATGTGATGGCGGAACAGGCGAAAGCATCGGGTCATCCGATCCTGAAGATCAAGTTGGGAGGGGAGGAGGATGAGGCGCGAGTCAAAGCCATTCGCGGCGCGACCAACTCCAAATTGCGAGTCGACGCGAACGCGGGGTGGAGTCGTGAACAGGCGCTGAGACTCATCCCGCGTTTGGCGGAATACGATCTGGAGTTCATCGAACAGCCGCTGGCTGTGGATGATGTGGATGGATATTTTTGGTTGAAGGATGAGTTACGCGCTCAGCGAATTGACATTCCCATCTTTGCGGATGAGACGGCGAAGAATTCGCGCGATGTCGCCAAGTTGGCGGGCGCGATTGACGGCGTGGTGGTGAAGACAATGAAGAGCGAGGGAATCCGCGAGGCGTTGCGGATGATCCACGCGGCGCGGGCGCACGATATGCGGATCATGTTGAGTTGCATGGTCGAGTCGTCGGTGGGAGTCACTGCCGCGGCGCATCTCGCTCCGCTGTGCGATTATGCCGACCTGGATGGTCCGCTGTTGATCAAGAACGATCCCTATCGCGGGGTGACGTATGATGGGGCGAAGATGTTTTTGCCCGATGGCGCGGGGATCGGGGTGGAGAGAATTTAA
- a CDS encoding DUF4342 domain-containing protein translates to MSEEKFRTEEFRVDGEELLRKIKNLINEGNIRRVIIKDKEGKVIFEIPLTFGVVGALIAPQLAAIGAIAALLGEATVVVEKRAV, encoded by the coding sequence ATGTCCGAAGAAAAATTTCGCACCGAAGAATTCCGCGTGGACGGCGAAGAACTGCTTCGCAAGATCAAGAACCTCATCAACGAGGGCAACATCCGCCGCGTGATCATCAAGGACAAGGAAGGTAAAGTTATCTTTGAGATTCCCCTCACGTTTGGCGTCGTCGGCGCGTTGATAGCGCCGCAACTCGCCGCCATCGGCGCAATTGCCGCGCTATTGGGTGAAGCGACTGTTGTGGTCGAAAAAAGAGCGGTTTGA